In Thermodesulfobacteriota bacterium, a genomic segment contains:
- a CDS encoding radical SAM protein: MDLIRILEKTLSTSSNLTWKGLKAVNEFLPTKPFQPYWAHAPLPKSQKRTKPPLGLPRETDSLCPHCVRELRDDIQADRINWQDVIKTNPGMVKARIYEDDGKVLMEKTCERHGRCEDLIAIDKEFFLHMESLFMGDDMPIPQNMLRNHGASSIKYSRGACLNVDLTNRCNMMCRPCYMDANQVGYVHELTVDDVRKILSDAANFKPRRQTAVMFAGGEPTISPIFLESCTIARELGFFSVQAATNGLRFALEPGFAEKAKEAGLRIAYLQFDGIGNQAHAHRKIANLFDVKQRIIENCRKAGINVMIVPTIVNTINNDQVGPILDFAINNVGTIAGIAFQPVSFTGRDDNIPDDQRKRERYTTSHLAHEISKYTDGVIDPMRDWFPLSALAPFADAVDLTRGMDDSWGSMKCGCHPNCGAGFVLLVNKQTREVVPVTKIVNFKQLLRDMLDIADNYRGPKWAKAQMALSLMRNYRPDEAPKGLDFRKLVNIFLEQSGAKNFGTPTDPEFDWGVMFIAAMWFQDVYNYDFRRTERCVIPYGTQMGEISFCAYNTGIGWRWIVEKEFQNATTKEWFKANGRHPIYANSKPIDLPEYETPVDLQGNPVQWKGRLSKVKTPQSINGKDESIPEGVSVTTQY, from the coding sequence ATGGATTTAATTAGAATCCTGGAAAAGACATTGAGTACATCTTCTAATTTAACCTGGAAAGGCTTGAAGGCAGTAAATGAATTTTTGCCCACCAAACCATTCCAACCATACTGGGCACACGCTCCGCTTCCTAAATCGCAAAAGAGAACAAAACCCCCTCTTGGATTGCCCAGGGAAACCGATTCTCTTTGCCCGCATTGTGTGAGAGAATTGAGGGATGATATACAGGCAGACCGTATAAACTGGCAGGATGTAATAAAAACCAATCCAGGGATGGTGAAGGCCCGAATCTATGAGGATGATGGAAAGGTTTTGATGGAAAAAACCTGCGAAAGGCATGGGCGGTGTGAAGATTTAATTGCTATTGATAAAGAATTCTTCTTGCATATGGAATCATTATTTATGGGTGATGATATGCCGATCCCCCAAAATATGCTTCGCAACCATGGCGCCTCATCGATTAAATATAGCAGGGGGGCATGTCTTAACGTGGACCTCACAAACCGCTGTAATATGATGTGTAGGCCCTGCTACATGGATGCAAACCAGGTTGGCTACGTACATGAACTTACAGTTGATGATGTGAGGAAAATCTTATCAGACGCTGCAAATTTTAAACCAAGAAGACAAACAGCCGTTATGTTTGCAGGTGGTGAACCTACCATTTCGCCTATTTTTCTCGAGTCATGCACGATTGCAAGGGAGCTTGGGTTTTTTTCCGTCCAGGCCGCAACAAATGGTTTGAGATTTGCCCTCGAGCCAGGTTTTGCTGAAAAAGCAAAGGAGGCCGGCTTGCGAATAGCTTATCTCCAGTTCGACGGTATAGGCAATCAAGCGCATGCCCACAGAAAAATAGCTAACCTTTTCGATGTAAAGCAAAGAATCATAGAGAATTGCCGTAAAGCGGGAATAAATGTCATGATAGTTCCGACCATTGTCAACACTATCAATAATGACCAGGTTGGACCAATACTCGATTTCGCAATCAATAATGTTGGAACGATTGCCGGGATAGCTTTTCAGCCTGTGTCGTTTACGGGTAGAGACGATAATATACCAGATGATCAGAGAAAGAGAGAGAGGTATACGACTTCTCACCTGGCTCACGAGATTTCAAAATATACCGACGGAGTTATAGACCCGATGAGGGACTGGTTTCCACTTTCCGCACTTGCACCGTTTGCAGATGCTGTAGACTTAACCAGGGGTATGGACGATTCCTGGGGCTCAATGAAGTGTGGCTGCCATCCAAACTGTGGCGCTGGTTTTGTTCTATTGGTTAATAAGCAGACCAGGGAAGTTGTTCCGGTAACAAAGATTGTCAATTTTAAGCAATTGTTAAGGGATATGCTGGATATAGCAGATAATTATCGCGGTCCCAAGTGGGCAAAGGCGCAGATGGCCCTGTCTCTCATGAGAAACTACCGGCCCGACGAAGCTCCCAAAGGTTTAGATTTCCGTAAGCTCGTAAATATCTTCCTTGAGCAATCGGGTGCTAAGAACTTTGGAACACCGACGGATCCTGAATTTGATTGGGGTGTTATGTTTATTGCAGCCATGTGGTTTCAGGATGTATATAATTATGACTTTAGACGAACTGAGAGATGCGTAATACCTTACGGAACTCAGATGGGAGAAATATCCTTCTGTGCATACAATACAGGAATTGGATGGCGGTGGATTGTAGAAAAGGAATTCCAAAATGCAACAACAAAAGAGTGGTTTAAGGCAAATGGAAGGCACCCGATTTATGCGAATAGCAAACCAATTGATCTTCCTGAATATGAAACACCCGTTGATTTGCAGGGGAATCCGGTACAATGGAAGGGAAGGTTATCTAAGGTTAAAACGCCACAATCCATAAATGGCAAAGACGAATCAATACCAGAGGGAGTATCGGTTACTACACAGTATTAA